The following nucleotide sequence is from Fusarium graminearum PH-1 chromosome 1, whole genome shotgun sequence.
TTGGAGGCAACGTCGATGCTGTCAAAGCGGCATGGCCTGTTGACCGACTGGGTCCCAAGGTACCGGAGACCTTTGTCGTTGGTGTTCCTGCACACGTCGACGGACGAATGATTGGCATTTCAGAATCCGCCGGCGCACATGTTATCAACCGCGATCGCATGTGGCATTATACTGAAGGCCTCCAGAACTGGAACCCCATCTGGCCTGGACACGGAATCCGAGTCCTTCCGGCTCCTTCATCGCTGTGGCTTGATGCAACTGGTAAACGACTACCGCCGTTCCTCTACCCTGGCACAGATACTTTGGCGACACTCAAATATATCTGCAGCACCGGGTACGACTATACTTGGTTTATCCTCGATCAAAGCATCATAGCTCGCGAATTTGCCTTGTCTGGCTCAGAACAGAACCCAGACGTGACTGGAAAGAGTATCTGGATGCTCCTCACCCGCGTCTTCGGCAAAAAGGGCACTGTCCCTGTTCAAAACTTCCAGAAGCACGGTAAAGACTTTGTCGTACGCGACAATCTGGAAGATCTAGTCGCTGGCATGAACGAACTCGCCAAAAAGCGCAATGGTCCTTTGTTAGAGTacgatgatatcaaggaaGTTGTCGACGCCAGAGACAGTCAGATGGACAACCCCTACTCCAAAGACGCTCAAGCCATGCTCATCCACAACGCCAGGACATATTGGCCCGATAGTCGTAGTCGTGTTGCACCACCGCATCGTCTTCTCGATAAGGCTCACGGGCCGTTGATCGCGGTGCAGATGAACCTTCTTACACGCAAGACGCTCGGCGGTATCGAGACGAACTTGGATAGTAACGTTATGCGGGCTGATGGCACTCCGTTCCCGGGGCTGTACGCCGCTGGTGAAGTAGCTGGTTTCGGAGGTGGCGGTGTTCACGGGTATAGTTCGCTTGAGGGAACGTTTGTAGGAGGTTGCATCTTTTCGGGACGAGCTGCGGGCAGAGCACTTGTTCGTGAGATTCTGGGAGAGGACATGTCTAGGGTTAAGACAAATGGAAAGCCTGTCAACTCTCGACTTTGAGGGTTTTGGTTGTTTTGATGATAGATGTCGTTTATTGGTATTCAGCGATGGATTTAGGTAGCAATTAGGGAATGTTTGGTCTGTATTGGTCGTGCGTCATGGTGTTTGGCATGAGTCAGCACAGGTGATAGTTGTCAGGTGACCGTATTGTGAATAAGCCAGTCAGTCCAGCTTGCACTATTATCTGACTCTGGATGTAGTTCAATTTCCCAACTATCAAGACCCATTTCAAATATCCGATTTGTTGCTCGTTATGATCTGGACAAGGCTTCAGGGTAGGATTGAAATCAAGATATGGACTGGTAGAACGCCTTACCCGTAGCCAAGGCTGGACGGTGGGCACCGCTAAGATCCACTGCAACATGAACCCCTGACCCTAGCTAAGGCTAAGCAAAAGACACTGTCGGCGCCTAAATCTTTGGGTGGCTTGGGCCTGAGAGTGCCTTTCTAGAACATATTAATTGGCGCACAATAAAGTCAGTAGTGGCGAATCTATTTATTCTCCCTCGCATTGAAGAGTTGCATCTCTGTCTAACTGTTAGACTGTCCATCTGAGCGTAGGTTGCCTCTGTATTCGTAGAACTGAGACCTAAGTTGTTAGCATAGACAGTACAGCATGTAAGCGCTTGTTTTTCGTCTCATCGTATCCCTGCTCTCGCCAATGACAGACTGACCATCACAGCCACCATCTCTAGCTTCAATTTCCCATCTCATGATAGCGCGACACTGATCATCGGTCATCTCAGACAATTCAGACTCTATGACCCACGAAAGATTTTAATAATGCCACAAGGATCCGAGCTAGTATGCTCACTATGTAAGAAAGCGGATCCGATAACCATTTCATCGTTGTCTCACTGGATGAAGCTCTCGGCCCCCAGCCCTCACGATATCCGCTTCAACGCTAACACTGAGATTAACCAGGTTCTTCGCCCATCGAGGCTGAGTGTTTTGCTCTCCCAGATGAAACAGTACGGCTGTTCCCCCAGTTGGCGCTGAGcattttcttctcttcttcttttgtccATCGTTCGGGTCAGCTTGTGATAAACAGACGGCTTTGGAGTTGCTGGTACCTGATCCCGAGGCTCGACAATCACATATCCTCTTCAGTATCTTGATAAACATATTGACGCACAAAATGCACGCTCTGCTACCGCTCACCGTCCTGCTGAGCAGCCTCGCCACCagggctgctgctgctacctCCTTCATCACCCCTGGAGGTTCTGGTACTTCGGGATGGAAGAACAACCCTTCGTACGATGTCGACGAGAGCATGAATGTAGAGTGGCAAACAGACCTCGACGAGACgaaccttcttctctggcAGGATTACCCTTCTGCTGGCGGTGGCACCCAGTTCTTTATGAGTCTGAAAGGTATGCTCGATACCACCATTCGGTACTGCAGTAACTAACCCTGCATGTAGAAAACTCAACATCGACCAGCTTCATATGGCAAGTCGGCTTCAACGGCTTCTCTACTGAAGTAAAAGACGGCGAAGATGCCGTCTTCCACTTCTCCCTCTTCAAGTCCGGCACCAACGACATCTACGCCAACAGCCAAGCCTTCAACGTCACAGTTCCTAAAGATGCAACAACGAGCGCAGCCTCTTCCACCGTAGAGCCTAGCCCTACGCCTACCCGCGACGCCACCGAAACCACAACGGACGCCGCCGCCGAGTCCATAACAGAATCTGCTTCTGGCTCGGAGGACAAGGGTCTTTCTACCGGAGCTGTCGCCGGTATCGCCGTCGGCGCCACGCTTGGAGGTGTTGCTGTCCTCGCTGGCGTCGGCTTCCTTCTCTGGAAACACCTTCGCAAGGGTTCTGGTGCTGGGGCTGGAGGATATGCGCCTCCCAGCGACATGTCTACTGgacctcaacatcagccCGCGCAGGAATACTACAAGGCTCCTGATCAGCAGGCGCCAGCTGAGATGGCTGGCCAGCCATGGATGCATCCCCCTCAGCAAGGTTACAACCAAGGACCTGGTGGTCTCCATGAGGCGCCTTGAATGATGCCGCATATGTGAAGAGATAATATGATTATAGAGGGGAGTTTTAAATATTGTACGTCAGAGCACGGAGTTGGTTGATTGCATCAGCTACATATATTCTTTTTCGTGGATACCTATTTTTATCAGTACCAAAATTATTCATCTAACTTTATTATGATTTGTTTTATATTGGTCAACAATTGTGATCACGGCTTTATGTATAATATATTAACAAGTTCAAGGTTCTGGTAATTCCCTTTGATATTCCCCAGCACGTGTCGAATATGACCGCAACATCCGTCTGGGTTTTGAAATAGGACCAATGTCTTGTTGAACAGTAAGTACTGTTTGACTGTCCTCGGTGAACCGTTGTTCAAGATGATACGTCCCATCGGTAATGGTGCTCGAGAATGTGCCTTCTGCTATGAGGCCACAATGCTTGTCGCGGGCGATTTTGCCAATGAGGTCGGCCATGGACATTTCGATGTGTAGTTTTACAATATATGCCAGAGGGTGAAATTGCATATATCTAAAGAGACACGTCAGTAGTTACTCTGGTAAAGGTGGTCTGCATGCCATACACGAAAGTATTTCTTAAACTCATCATGGTGATAATGAGTACATCCATGCTTAACGAGAACCCGATGATGAACATATTGAAATGCGTCAATCTCTTGTACTTTGTCAAACCGTGAACGATAAGATTTACGCGAACGATGTGTATAAAGTAGAGGTTCAGACACCCATCGACGATGAGGTATATGCATTTTTCGCATCGATCCCACCACTCGTTGATGTGGATGTAGCGTTGTGATATTTGTAGTCGTGCGGGAATCCATATGCAGTAGACAGAGATGTTGACAGCAGTGATGAGCACTCCGATGATAACTTTGAGACGGTAGGCTTTCTTTGTATGTGTGAGGAGTATGCCGCATCGGTTGACGATGATTTGGAGGAGAAATTGGACCTGCCAAGGGTTAGTCGAGGACTTGTGTAAGCAAAGCTATGGTGTTCGTACTTGGAGAGCCCATGTCGTGACTAATAGACGTTAGCAGATGCTCAGTCCTAAATTGGATAATGACTATACTTACGAATAGTGAAATAAAATGCAAAGCTAAAGGATAGAAATTAGTACGGTGTGTCCCTGTAGTTGACTGAATTGACTTACCTTGGGGGTATaacatcaagaagatgtAGTATGCAAATAATAGCAAATATAGTACAGACCAACAACTCCAACCAGACCATTATAATATATGCATTTCGAAAGACGCGCCTCCCATGGCGCTGGTATACCTGGAATGTCTGCCTGCAAGCCTTCCAGGTGGTGAGCCATCCGAAGCCGATGGTGAAGCCCAGCGCTGTAGAGGCGATGACCAGATCACCTCTAGTAACTTCCTGAGCTTTGTAGTTGGGAGAAAGGAGGGTTATCATTCCGACATGTCGTATGGCGCTTCGGTACTGCTATCATCGAGATGTGATGAATAGAGAATTTTCGGGTGATGTTTTCCATGTTATGGTTTTGGCTGTTGAGGGGGGAGTACGAGGTGCATATGTGGAAATGAAAGCAGGGCGTCATAGCCGAGTAGGGATTGAAGGTTCTCTACTGTAGAGTAACGCGTGGACATTGAAATGTAACGCTTGGTTGATGATTGGAAGTAGTTGTGATACTAAGGCAGCCACTTCATCCCTGGTGCACCACTACACACACTGCAGAGGTATCTAGTACATTGCAGCACCAGACTTGTATAGCAGCTGACAAGTATACAAGACTACAGAGTTATCAAACTCTAAAACCCTGGTCCTCGGGCCCCTTTCCCCGCGCCGGCAACCTCCAACTACCGCTCAACCGTTACAGACTACACCAAAAAGTACGTAAAGTTTGCTTTGCAACTAATTGCCCCTTTGATAAATCACATGGGATCTGCACTACTAAGTAGTGCGAGGAACCAATTGGTGCTAATCAGTGGCCTGTTTGATCTGCCGCATTGTTGATCATGGCCTTAAATTGGTACCCAGCTcgtgttggtgttttgtgAGGCTGAGACTGCTGAATGAGCCTGACTCGAGGGAGAGTTTCCAGTGACATTTCACAATTTCAGTCAAGTCTGTGTCAAGTGAAATTGATATCGTTTTGTGTTGGGCCAAGGTAGTTTCTGGTggcctcttccttttcatgCCAAGCCACTCACGTTTCCGCTTGTACACCGCTTTGTTTTTTTAATTACAAGACCCTGAAAAAAGTGTAGAAAGTTCTATTTATTCTACCGGATCGATCTCTAGATCTTTGTTCTGCATGGATGCACAGACGTTCAATTGCCGAAGCGTTTTGTACCAgtatcaacaccaccgatgTTTCTTTGTTACTTTCCCAACAACCTGGATACGAAATCAGCTTGATTTAGTTGACTCGGATAGCCCAACACACTAGATAATCCATCCCTTTTTCAGCTACGGCTCGTGCCGTGAGTAATGTCTCCATAATTGCCCAACTTCAGTGATTTAATCCCGCGGCAAAAATTCTATCAAGGGAAACAGACTAAAAGTGTCTCGACTGCAGGTCGAGTTCCACGGGACCTTGTCCAGATTGTCACCTCTAGCATTAGTTGCAGATCACCACTGACAAGTGACACAGGCCAAGCGGCTGGATTTGATTTAGCCTTACGGCGATATCTCACTTAATTTCACTCAAGAATCAGAGTCATGGACGAaaggacaggacagggctTGACTGTGTGGGCTATCCTACCTGCTGAGACAGTCTCTTCTCCTTATGTCTTCTCAGCTGAAACTCCACACTGATTCCATAGACAAGAATAGCCCCCAAAACTACAGTCCAGTCCCATTTGACAACTTTACTTCCCCGCAAAGTTGAGGGGCATGATCTACGTCTTAGCTGAAGCCGGTGCAACAGACTACCGAGGAAACTACGCTATCGTGGTTTGGACTAAGGCAGGAGGCGCAACGACCAACTAACTACTGCAAGAGCCCAACGTCTGGTAAAGGTTGGCCCAAGAGCATCATACTAACGTCGAGTTGCGATCCCGAATAGGAATCCTTCTCGTCTTGGCGATCAGTCTATTAGATTGATGGCAAAGAACAGCTTATCCGTAATCCGCTGACACATTACTTACTAGACTAGTCCCTTTTCGATTCATTTTCGCATTAAGTCATTTGTTTTACGGATTAGATGCAATTTCAAAAATTCAGTTCTTGTCTCATTGTCTCTGCTTACTCCTATCTCCCTACCTAACTTTTGCCACTCAGACGCAGTTCTTTCCACCAGGAATAAAAGTACCATCCGAGTTCTCACAACCGCAGGTTCCATCGTTGGGATCCTTGATACATGTAGTACCAACACCTGAAGACGCCCCATTGTTGCTAAAAGGGTCAGTTTCGTTGTCATCACCCTCTGTAATGGTGTACTTACTTCCAGAAGAAAGTCCAGTAGTCTTGATCGGCAGTCATTTCGCCAGAAGTAGGAGCATCGCACTCATAAGCCTCGCAGGTACCATAAGGAGCACCGTTGTTCTTGTCGTACTGGTGGTCGACCTTGAAAATGGCAAACGTCTGCTTGCCCGAGACGCGGGTGTTGTAAGCGCACTCAGCGGCCTGGATGGCGttggatgtcttggaagCTATACCGAGCTGGTCAGTACAAAACTATCACAACATTTTTATTGGTAGGGTAAACTTACGAGAGCATGATGGGTTCTTGGGGTATTGACCCTTTGTGTTGCTCTTGGCAGGGTCAAGAGTAGCACTGACAGCGccagcgatggcaaggagaGAGGTGAAAGTAGTGAAAGGATACATTTGGAAGAATAATATGTAATTGAATATATGTACAGGAAAGTTTAGTGATGTTGATAATATCACCAGGTTTGAAGACCCTCCTGCTTTTATAACCAACTCCACGAATCCTCATGTTTCAAGGAAATTGAAGTGATGTTTCCGAAACTCGTCAGAGTGGAGAATATTCCATGCTTCTCGAGGTGGAGTTCTCACTCCTTGGATAATTATAGCAGGGATATACGACGCATCATCAGAAtgaaacaacaaacaacgTGGTTTTCAAAACTCCGACTGGTGGATATATATTTACGATGTCCAATTGACAATGTCGTTAAATCCATTCTCCAGCCGTAAACTCTAAGTAGTGGGTAAAGATTCTGGAAACCAAGTAACTTGCACAGCCTATCATGTATGGCAAACGTGACAATAGGTATGTAACTAAATATGGAATGGATTAAAAGGCTATAAACTAAACTAAGCTATCTAAAAGAGAATGACCTCCCCCCAGGTAAACCTACAAGTCCTCCACGTCTGTAGACGTATGCGGATGAAACGTCTCAAACTTAAAAATGGCCTTTTTGCTCTCTCCTTTGGGTTCATACAGAATCAGATCAGGACAGTCGTTCCAGTGACCAATGGCACCTGAGTCAGTAAAGTAACCATCTTGCAGTGTCCCTGTAACGTTGAAGTGATAACCAATTTCATGGAGTCGTTGACCAGCACAGCGAAGTGATACGCGGGACCCATGTTGCCGTTCCAGGGCCTCTTGGATATCTGACAGCTGGTACAACATGGAGTACGAAGGAATGATGCCAGCATCGCGCAGCCACTCGTACGTTGGGAGACGCTTGAAAAGTGAAACCGTCTTTTGGAAATAGGGTACGgcttcttcggcttcttcGTAGTTACGGCCGTAGCATTCGCGGTTTAGACTGCTGAAGCATGTACCGTGGGCGACCCACTGGTCTTGCCAGAGACCTTCATTATCCCCGTCTGCAGATTCCCAAAGTTtattcatctcttccacGATATCTTCAGCACCGGCGTGATAAAGAATTTGTGTAATGTTTGTGTATGTGCGGTTGGTATCGCAGTTGTGGGGAATGGAGCCATCGTTATGGATGGGCCAAAGTCCGTGAATGGTCCATGAATCTAGATATGTTAACAGTGGATCTTTGGGTCATAAGAGTGTAGACGTACCTAGAGGTCCAGAAACGGGTCTTGTGTCCCAGACTTGGGTTTGTAAAAGCCTTGCTGGAGAAAGGTAGCAGCAAGCATCGTCAGAAGATGCTTCTCCGTAGCATGAACCCCGACGACTGTTGGCGTAAACATTTGGTGTTCCAGCGAGAGCTACCACAGACGTGGCTGCTGTAAGAAGCGATAGAATCTGAAGTGAACTCATTGTGTATCGTCTTCTGTGTtttgcttgtgcttgttgaagctgtgCTAATTATTTCCACTTCTCGGGTCATCACTGCTTCCTTTATAACTCTCCCATGCATAGCCCCCTATCGTATGAGAATGAGACATTTCACGCAAGAATTACGAGTCAACCGCTTGCTGCTACCAAGCATCATAGAAACAAGGCAAACTGATACAAAACTCAAAaacagccaagacaagacacgacaCTTGCCCAATCAGACTCTACATCTTGGCCAAAACACGTCAGCTACGATCTGAAAGCGTATCTGAGACCAATCAGGCTATGTCTTGGATAGTTGAGAGTTTGCAAACGCCGGCTAACACGATACCGGATGCGGACTATTTTGTGGTAAGAGACAATGATACTTTTGCCGATCCATACCAACCACTTGTCTTTGAGTTATACGCAGGTCCACAAGTCGTTTTATTCGTTCATCGTTTTCGTTGGGCCTGTCAGTAAGCCGTTTGGTTTCAGGCCTTTTTCCGTCATGTAACTTTGATGACCAACAAACAAGAATTTTCTGCAGTTCAATGACCTGTTTGAGAAGACAAGCCGAACCATTGGAACGCGGAAGTGCCCGAAGTACTGCAGGTACAGTAGAAACTGGATGGTTGGACAGGTGATCGGGATCTATTTCATGGTTGAGTGAGATTCCATAGCCACAAAATGGTTGAAACGTTTGTTGCTCGTGTGTCATTCCAGACATCATGCATGACAAGGAAAAGACTAAACTGGAAAATGAAAACTTTCCCATGTTGGATACTAAGAATAGGATGGTTGGCTTGATGGCCAAGACACTTTGGGTTCTATTGGCGAAAACACCAACTCAGCTGAAACTCATGAGTCACTCGGGCACGAGTTAGTCAGGATACTGAATTGGAGACTGGGAAATAACCATACGTGCAGTCTATTTGGCTCATTAGTCTGTTACAAAGCATTTGTATAGGCTGACATGATTCATTCAAAGGTCATAGTAGATCTTCAACTATTTTACAAGCCAGTCAGCTTGACGGACACAAAGTCAACTGGTTTCCCGGCCATCCGAGCAAAACCTCCGTCATGATTCGGTTTTCTAATGATCGGAATGTGATGGTTAAGGTTCAACCGGCAACAGCCACGAGGCATAACGGCGGGAATAATTCCCCAACAAGCCACGGACATATCATGCCTATTCTAGGAGTAGAATGTAGAGATCCTAACTCTTGGAAAATTAAACTCAAAGGCTGGTAAACTTGGCTCTGTCAGGTTTTGCTTTATCTAGGCCATTCTAAGCTCTGCTAATGTTGACTGGAATGTGGGTTGATTGCTGGATCAACCTGGTTTTTGGGGCTGGAGATGATCGTTCTAAATTAAAGAGACTCTTTGACGGTTTGAAATTCTGTACAAAAATGGAAATTGGAGTCTCGTGATGACCTCATCATATTTGGTGTTAGTATATGCCTCGCTTTGAATTGTACcgaaaagatcaaggatgacaCTCCTGCTCGCATTTACTCGGACCGAGGTCAGGATCTGCATTGAGTGTAATGAGGGGAAAGAATAAGTCATCAAGAGTAAATTAGCCACTGGGTATTCATCacttcttctacctcttGTGACATGTTTGGGCAGTTGTTAAAATGCAATTCCCCAGCATCGTTACAGGTCTCATGTGCCTCTGTGCATCGTCACTGGCTTCGAAACATGACTCCAAAACGCCCCAGTTTCACAACTCGGCAAACCATCTAGGAGCAGATCCTCATGTAATCTACGACTCTAAAACCGGCCAGTATTTTGCATACTCGACCGAAGGGGCAGACCCAGGTAGTTTATTCGCCATCTATAGCAGCCCCGACCTATCGACATGGCACAAACATCCAGGTGGCGTCTTGAAGGCCTgctacgacgacgacatgaACCGCATCAAGGGTGGTCAGGCCTGCTGGGCGCGTGATTGGTACTGGGCTCCCGAGACTTATTACAATGAGAAAACCGACTGGtactttttcttcttcgctggACGCTTGCGAGAGGATTTGGCGAAGGATTATTTCCGCTACTCAGACTTTGAAGAACCGTCCAAGATTGGAGTGGCGGTTTCGAAATCACCTACTGGGCCATTCAGGGAAATCAAATCAAAGCCCATTGACTATTATCC
It contains:
- a CDS encoding ribonuclease Trv, whose translation is MSSLQILSLLTAATSVVALAGTPNVYANSRRGSCYGEASSDDACCYLSPARLLQTQVWDTRPVSGPLDSWTIHGLWPIHNDGSIPHNCDTNRTYTNITQILYHAGAEDIVEEMNKLWESADGDNEGLWQDQWVAHGTCFSSLNRECYGRNYEEAEEAVPYFQKTVSLFKRLPTYEWLRDAGIIPSYSMLYQLSDIQEALERQHGSRVSLRCAGQRLHEIGYHFNVTGTLQDGYFTDSGAIGHWNDCPDLILYEPKGESKKAIFKFETFHPHTSTDVEDL